CTGGTACTTGTTCTGGTACTGGTACTCACCAATCGCCATCGGGAATGTTGTCCATCTTGGGCTTGAAGCAATAGGTGTGATAGCCCTTGTCGCAGCCGTCGCACAGTAGCAACTTGTCCTCGTTTTCGCCGGACGTGCAGAACTGGCAATTCTGTAAGGAATTGGAATATTTGCTAGagtttgttttgttggccGAGCGTCTGCGTTTGCCGCcgctcttcttcttcgtccGTTTGCCAAAGTCCGAGTCGGAGTCGCTAGTGTTTGTGTGGGAGGATGGGGATGCAGTTGGGGATTTGGTTAGGATAGGGGGTGCTTTAGTTTGGGCTTGATTCAGCAAACACTGCCCATTTTGGGCCAGAGCCTTTAGGTTGATTTTGATGCTCAGCGGAGCCTTGTTTTCTGGCTTATTGATTGCGGTTTTGCTGTCTTTTCCATTGGGGGtcaactgctgctcctttttctttttcttctgctgctgcttcttcgaGGGTGTTGCCTGCTTTTTGGCGCTGCTCTTCTTTTTGCTGgacttgttttttgttgcatacttttcggatGGCAGTTCGAAACGGTTCGTTTGAAGGGTGGGATTAACAGTCGTGGTGGGTTTGGTGGGTTTCGTTTGTAGGGGTTTAGCGGTTATCGGTAAACGGTAAACGGTAATGGGCAACCAAAGCATTcatgtacatgtgtgtgtgagtggtggataatgtatttgtatgtgtgtgtgtgagtatgaaagcgttaaatttgttgtattttgtttaaagaaCACCATGAAACACCACAAGCAACAAACAAGTCAAACATTCAGCAAGAGACAGTTaagaaggaaaaacaaaatcggaaggagaaataaaacaaaattcgaaTTAATTTCACAGGCAATTTCCACGTTTTTTATGCAAAGGGGCTTTTCAAAACTACTTAACTACATATGtactaaaagaaaaaatttcacTGAGAAGTGTAATCACAGTTGcatattcttttaaaattacaatctaccatacaaaaaataacgcAAAGTGCCTTATTGTCCTTGTATAAATTACTATTTCTTTGACTCTATTTCAATAAAAGagaattgcattaaaaaaaaccaaacgtATAGAGAAAACTTAAAATGCAAGTCAAGAATACAAATCATAAAACAACTGTGATGCAAGTTCTCCACTAAATTTTCAAAACCTCCGTTTCAGTTGTGGTGAATACCGGTTAGTGTGTCGAAATATTAGATGGATGTGCAATGCATGTGTGTACAATTATGTGTGTGGGGTGTGAGTAGTgggtgttagtgtgtgtgcagccaaaacaacaatGAAATGGACCACAAATATAGGCGGGTGCCAAGCAGGTTATCGTTTTCTTATCGGAAATTCTCAAAGGTTTTCAAAACCCTCCTAATCTTACCGCTTTCATAATGCTCTTGTCCCAGGCCACGCAGGATTCCAGCACGTACAGGGCCATCGCCAGCTGGGCGGTGGTGTGCGATCGGGACACTGCGTCACGCCACTGCACCAATCCCTTGGGGATCTGCTccaccttctcgtcccgaTCGCTGTCGCAGTTGCTGGCCGGTGACGCGTTGCCGGAGTTCGCTTCTCCGCTGCCCGATTCGCAGGGCGTGGCTCCTGCTACGACTGCCGAGTTTGCTCCTCCGGTTGCGTTTCCTGGCCCCGCGGCTGCTGCCGCCAAAGCCATAGTACGCTCGTTGAAGGATGCGGGATTCATGCTATTTCCCGTACCGGAaccctgttgctgctgctgctgttgggccaactgctgttgctgctgctgctgttgcatctgCAGGAGATATGCGGCTGCCGATGCGGAGTTCTGCGTCTGGGTGCTGGTATGCTGGTTCTGAGCAATCACCGCCAAATGGGCATCGCCTGTCTGCGAGCCCAACGGCGGCTTCAAGTAACGCCTTTCGATATTTGCCTCCAAGTCAATGATTCTTTCACGAATCATGGGTATGATGCTCACGAAATCCTCCTCGGTGACATCCTCCTGCGAGTCCAAGGTAAGTTCACTCTCCACGCGGTTGGGCAATTGCCAGTTCTTCAGTTGCATGGAAGCACTGGCCACCTTGTCCTCCAGCGATTCTAGTTGTTCGATAAGGGCAAGCTCCACTCGTTTGGCCACCTTGGGATTCCAGTCGCCCTTCTTGTCAGGCATTAGGAATTCCTCCGGGAAATCGGTGTCCGATTTCAGCTGATAATTCACACCCAATGGCTGTTCCAGTCCTAGGAAACGTTGGAGATTCTCCTGCAGTTCGCGCTCCCTCAAACCGGACGGATTGAGTGTTTTGAGCAGCTGGCGCAGCTTCTGTTCATCATCCAATTGCCACCAGCCGTAGCGCTGCCTGCGAGGCACGTAAACGCCGTGAACTCGTTCCGGAAAACCTGCCAGCTTAACCTGCTCCAGCAGACGATGCTCATCGGGGGTCATGGAAAGCGGCAGAGGGATGTCGATGGGTATATAAGTTTGAACACTGCTCAATGACATATTGGCTATGTTGTGGTAATATGCCTGTGATAACGCCTCATCCAAACGAAGCTCCATCTTGGGCTTCACATCAGTTCCCTCGCTGGCCCCTCCTCCCGTATCCGGTGGTGCATCAGAGCGCAAGCGAAAATCCTTGCCGGCAAGCTCATCTGCATCTGTTTCCATTTCGGTGTCCATCTCCTTGTCCAACTTCAGCTTGGCCTGCTCCTCATCATCTTTAGTCTCGTGGTGGCGATGAGGAGAGCCCAGACCGTTTTTTGACTCCACCTTGTGGGCCTTATACTCCTCCACCTTGGCTAGCATTTGCTTTTCATCGAGCCCACTCAGCGAGAAGATGCACTCGTGGCCCAGTTTGCTGGTGTCCACCTTGCATTCGTCCATTGGAATCGAATAGTACTGCATGTTGTTGATCAGATCCCACGGATGGccttgcagctgcagctgggccGAGCAGTTCTGATTTGCATAGCTGATCTGCAGTTCCTGGCCCACCACGCCTCCTTCCTCCGCTGGCAGCTCACTGATGAGTGGAACCTCCCGGCGGACAATGGAGAACCACTTTGGTGTATCGTCGATACTGGATGTAGACACTATTATGCAGTCATCCTCTTTTTTCACATCCTCCGTCTTGATCACAGACTGGCTAAagttctgctgctgcggctgctgtccTAGTCCCAAACCAGAGTCCAACTTATCACAGTTGTCGCttccattgttgttattgttattattggtgttgttgttgttgaggGTAGGCGGCATCAAGATGCCGGGCATAGAGggtattttaatttcagcttCAAAGTCGGTCTTAGTGGATATCATGGTCGTGGGTGGTGGACCCATTAGCTCCATCTCTGATTTCACTTTGATCTCTGGCCTGGGAGGTTCAATCTTGGGCAGTGGAGGAGCtgcgtcgtcatcatcatcgcccaGATCAACAATTTCCGGTTCCACCTTGTTGATTTCAGtcacatcatcatcgtcatcttcCTCATCCTGATGAGCGTTCTGTTGATTAGATTCAGGCATCTCGACGTCCGGAGCTGGAACACCATCTTCCAGTTTCGTTTCAGACTCATCCACCTCCATTGCTTGCTCACTGGACTCCGCCGCAATATCTTTCTCATTTTCGGGGTTCTCCTTCTCGTCATTTGCATCCTTTTTGTCATCCATGCCCTCCAATGCCTCATGGTAACCACATATATCATTCTGGGCCGACTCAAGTGCTTCAATAAAAATACCACCAGCCTTGGGCAACTTCCAGTAGCGACGCCAGAAGCGATCCTGCCCGAAGCACGCTGCTCTCAGCTGATTGGTGCTCTTCTCCAGCGCCTCTTTGCAGTTAAGGGAAGCTCTGACAATCTTGTCGAGCTTCTTCTGCAACTCATCGGCACTCAAGCGAttgtcctcgtcctcctcgacatTCGTGATCTCCGAATCCAAGTCGGAAAGATCATCGTCAATAATACTAACGTCGTGGTGGTGTTCATCGTTGATGGAGTTCCGGGCGCCGCTTTTCTTGGCCTGCAGCAGAGCATTCATGTCGCCTCCAGTGACAGCACTTGTGGTAGGTGTACTGGATCCATTAATTTGGTAGGTGGGTGTGGGCATGTCCTGTTTGCTGGGCGTCAGACTGTTGTCCGTTTGGATGATGGGTTTGGCCGGACTTACAAGAGATTCCTCATCGACCACGCCATCCACTTCCattggttgctgctgttggggtTCCTTGGCGGCTCCCTCTACATCTTGATCGCCATCTTCTGCCTTCTCGCCATTGGGTGAGCCACCTTTGGTTGCCTCTCCATCTGTtccggctgcagctgctgcttcctCTGCTGCCGCGGCCTTGGCTTCCTCCTCCGCCTTAAGACGTTCTGCATCCAGTTTCTGCTGTGCCATCAACGCCTGCATGGCCGCCTCACGCTCCGCCTGAGCTCGTTCATAGGCCTCAATGCGAGCCTTGCGCATGTGAAGAGCCTTGTACTTGCGCACCTTCATGTCCGTCATGTATTTCTCCTTTCGCATCTGGGCGCAAGTTTCCAGGCTTCCATCAATCTGGCGGAGCACGGCCTTGTTCATGAGCAGGTCATTGCAAAGATGGGCCAGCATTTGGGCTTTACGGGTGGGATTCAACGCAACGAAGGGCCGATCTTTCAGCGATTGCGACAACTTCCAGGTGTCGTTTTCATGGAGAAGCTTATAATACTCATGGTTCTTTACTGAGTGCGAGTGAGTGGTGGTATCGCTATCTAGTTGGTGATGATCTGGCACCCTTCTCTCTCGCTCACGATCCACAGTGATTCCGTGCATTTGACGCACTTCACCTGTGGCCGTGGCATACAGATAAATCCTTAGGATTTCGGATACATTCGAGTTGGTGATGTCCGCATTGCGAAGGGATTGACCCAGTAAAGTGGTGTGTCGGCCGGGATTGGGAACACCTGGATCCTCAATGGCACAAACCAATAGATGCGTCATGACCGACAGCAACTCCTCCTCCGCATCCGCATTGCTATCGCTCATTAAAGCATCATGCAGGTTTTGAAGCGAGGGCAGCGATTCCATGTCAAAGCCCAGAGTCTCCCCGAAATTGTGCAGGAACTCAAAGACCATGAGCAAATCGGCCATTGCCTGGCCGGGAAGTCTGTTGCCCGCAATCCTGTCCAGCTCTGGGATTACCAGTTCTTGTGGCATTTCAGAGTCCTCATTAGGACGCCTTATCAACTGCAAAATCTCCGCATCTCGTTTGCGCTCCGCCATACGACGCTCACGCAGAAGCAAACGGTCCAGCACCAGCTGATGTTTCTTCTTTTCACGATCCTCGAATTTCCGACGAAGCTCCAACATCCGAATGAGACTCATGTGTTGGCGACGACGTTCTCGTTCCTTTGGAGAGAAAATAACAAAGTTTAATGCATATTATTACATATTCCAAGGGATTATCTAGTCCTCTTACCATTTCGGCGGCCAACAGCATTTCTTTCTGTTTCTGTAGttcctaaattaaaaaaggttgGTTTTGGTTAATATCTTGAAGGAAGTAACTGATACCGAATGGCAAAGTTGGTCTTTTGCGACCCCtgataaacaaaaaccaacaagcAGATAGGTCGGACACTCCGAAACACGataaaaagttcaacaaaagCTCAATTTAGACAACAAATTTGGAATTTCAATAGCACAAATCACCGAAATGGCAtcagtaaataaaatttaaaaagattaATGTATAGACAAGAGAAAGGAACAGGAAATAAAGGCACAAAGAAACAAGTCTTgaagcaataaataaatttcgttTTGGAAAGCTAAAATAGTTTCTTTTGTCCCAAATATTAAAAGGAAAGTGATCGGATTGGTATCAAGCACAAGACAGAAGGTAAGGCATTAAGTACCTGTTCCTTAGCTAAAATGGCCTCCTGACGACGCTTTTCTTTCTCCtattgcaaaacaaaacagaattATACACCGATTTCAGCAGAGCTCAGTAATCTAGACTAACCTGTTGCTTCTTAAGCAATTCCTCTTGCTTAAGGCGATCTAGTTCCTCCTGACGCTTTTTGCGCTCCTAAAAATATGAGTTCGCATAAGCACATAATCTTCACAAGTCTTAATCTTTCAAATTACCTCAATAGCCTGCTGATTCTTGAGCTCCTTGTCCTTGCGCTGCTGCTCCAACTTGGAGTTCTTCTCCTGACGAGCCTTCTCCTTATTTCTGGCCAATTCCTCCTTCTGCAGCTTCTTGGCATCTCGCATcgcctgctgttgctttgCGATCTCAATCCGCTGTTCCACGTTAAGTGTCTGCCGGGTGAAGACCTTCAGATCCTCTAGCCGCTTGGCCACGTCCTCGTCCGTCATCCGTATGTACTCGCCATCATTGGCGTACGGCGGTGGTGCGGGCTGCAGGAATGAACCAACAATGGCTCGCGCGGAGAAACTGAAGTTTTCACGGCTTAGATTCGATGGCTGCTGATCCAGGATCTGTGAATGGTTACATGAATTAGCTAAGTTCTTAGAAAGTGAATATACTTGTGTGCATTGTAgccaattttttaaattttatgctttataagaaaaatataaattaaaacttttctaattatattttaaaccCCAATTATAATTTTGTAGTGGTTTAGAGTTACCATTTTGTGTTACAGAATTTGctttaatatattcaaaaaagtCGCCCTACAAACTCACAGCAAAAACCTGTCCGTTGCTCTTCAGCGGCGTCGTGCTTCCTGGAGCATAATAGGTGACCTCTCCACGGATCTGGCCTTGTTTAGTCAGTCCACGAATCACCGTCTCCCGCTTCCAGCCCAATTCCAGTGGCACCCTTAGCTCCGCTACATTCAGGATGTTGGCATCCTCACTCTCAGACTCTGAAAGTCCACTTTCGGCAGCCACGCTCTCGGAATCCGTAGAAGTCTCCATATGGGCATTGGCTTCGCTCAGTGCCAGGCGGATTTTCTCCTAAAAATTCGAAAGTGTTAAGTTTCATGGTATTTCATGATTTATTCACAGATTAACTTACAATATCAGCACCCTGTTGAAGAAGTTGTTGGGTGGCGAGCATAGGTTTGAGGCCCACAGCTCGGGATTGAGCCAGCAGTGAAGCCACTGTGTTCTTCTTGGGCTTGGATACGCCACGTCCCAGGTTACGAGGTCTTCCCTCTTTGTAAGAGGACGATCCACCCCCGGAACCAGATCCCGAGCCACCACCCGCGGCTCCTGATCCAGAACCAGCCGGAGCTGGAGAGGTTCCTCCGCTGCCGGATATGGAACCACCAGGCATACCTCCAGTTCCACCCAAGGCAGCTGTAATAGAGCTTAAACTTTGCAGGCTATTGCCGCTCTGACCACTGGACGCTGCCTGATAATCGCTCGCCAAGTTAGCCAATGCTGCAGTGGAAGAGGAGGAGCcccctgctgctgcatttgatGAGCTACTGTTGCTCTTATCCGAGGGCTTCATGGAAAGATTAAGTGGTGCGTCAAAGTCATCGATGGTTATGGGATTGCTGGCTGAGCCGACGGCACCGCTGGGCGTCAGGGCGCTGCCGCTCGCGTTGGACTTTAGGCTGAGATTCACACCTCCAGAGGTGGGAGCCATGTCGGTGGTGAGGTCGTGCACCTCTTTTCCCTTACTTGAGAGATTATAGGCTCCGTTGGAAGTGATTGTTGGTGGCAGTTTGATCACCTCCACGCGATCACTGTTGCTCTGGTTGAGCAGGTTGCTCCCTGCTGAGGAGGAACTGCTACTGGTTGTGGGAGCCGTTGAAGAACTGGCCTTGCTTACAGTCAACTGATCGAGGGGATTACCACTCATGCCAGGCAGACCGACCAGTCCAGCCATTCCCGGGATCCCGGCTGCTCCGAGCATCCCgtggagttgctgctgcgcctgatgttgctgctgtgcctgctgatgctgctgctgagcgGCCGCAGCCATTGCCGCGTACTCCATTTCGAGTCTAGCCCGCTTCGCGGGACTGAGACCTGGAAATGCAAGCAGAGAGGAAATGGCATTTTTGGTGCTGTCGAGCTCTTTTTgtgcttgttgctgttgttggagTAGGTGTTGTTCtgcttggtgttgttgtttctgttgttgttgtgttgtttgCTGTTCTGTTTCGGAAATAGTCTTTTTGCGACCGCGCGAGGTAGTACCAGGAATCTTGGGTCCCACAATCGAGGACGTGTACTTGATTATCTCCGTGTCCGGTGGTAAGCGAACTCCGAGCAGAGATGGGTGCTCACTACCAGTACTGTTGGGGAATAATATAATTAGTAGTGTAAAATAGTGTGATGGCTCAAGCTTAAATTACCCCATCATGTAATCCTTAGAACTGGATTTGCCCGATCCCGACGTGGAACTGTTGCCTcccatttgctgctgctgctgggaggAGTGATGCGGCGAGGACGTTACCGTGGCGGATGGCGACACACCTGTGCTGGCTGCAAAAGCATTCATTGCCGCCTGCATGCTCTGCTGCGGCGTCATTCCCAACGCTCCAAACTGTGAGAGCGAGTTAAGAGCGTTGAGCGAGGGATTGTTTTTGTCCCGATCCTTGCTCGATGATGAAGACGAGGAGCCCAAGCCCGCATGGGGCGACATCAGCGGATTGCTGCTGGTTAAACTGGGATGCATTCCTCCCAATGAGGAATTGCTGGCGCTCACACTGGTCGAAGCTTTGCCACTGGACATCattccgccgccgccgccaatTCCCATGCCAAGGCCATGCATCGAGGACGATGAGGAGCCACCCCCACCGGACTTCTTGCCCGAGGAACCGCTTGATCCTGAGCCGGAAGCAGCGGCTGCCACGGCCTGCAtggccagcagctccttgTGCAGGGTCACCGGATCGTAGGCAGAGCCTGGATTATTAGCCATGCTGCTGCTCGTCATAGTCGAGGGCTTGCCATAAGCGCTGGCCGTGCTCTAATAAGATAAAAAAGGATTTAAGTTTTTCATTTAGATATATCGTGTTTATTCTCACCTTG
This sequence is a window from Drosophila teissieri strain GT53w chromosome 2R, Prin_Dtei_1.1, whole genome shotgun sequence. Protein-coding genes within it:
- the LOC122615084 gene encoding bromodomain adjacent to zinc finger domain protein 2B isoform X3, encoding MNKNAGDGSDGKNSNKNSNAGGGAGAGGPHDPTGLLDAASLFAYWGRDPTGAAAAAASNPLFNSQFNAAAAAGLGLLPQAGGASANDRYSMAAAAAAAAGAHHHQNTMAVAASQAASLAGLHPASWWSMAQLAAQDYFSRLQASGLSPFPHPDLAAAFGPAGMGMGGGAGGAGAGGGGAGVLGQGGGGNGGSGNGGGGSSSGSSGSKSNKSRKEKRAAQQQQQQQQSLANSLNAAAAAAAAAAANNPAAALASMHGFGVGVPGTSIPSVSTGSGSISTNSGGHGSYKSTASAYGKPSTMTSSSMANNPGSAYDPVTLHKELLAMQAVAAAASGSGSSGSSGKKSGGGGSSSSSMHGLGMGIGGGGGMMSSGKASTSVSASNSSLGGMHPSLTSSNPLMSPHAGLGSSSSSSSKDRDKNNPSLNALNSLSQFGALGMTPQQSMQAAMNAFAASTGVSPSATVTSSPHHSSQQQQQMGGNSSTSGSGKSSSKDYMMGTGSEHPSLLGVRLPPDTEIIKYTSSIVGPKIPGTTSRGRKKTISETEQQTTQQQQKQQHQAEQHLLQQQQQAQKELDSTKNAISSLLAFPGLSPAKRARLEMEYAAMAAAAQQQHQQAQQQHQAQQQLHGMLGAAGIPGMAGLVGLPGMSGNPLDQLTVSKASSSTAPTTSSSSSSAGSNLLNQSNSDRVEVIKLPPTITSNGAYNLSSKGKEVHDLTTDMAPTSGGVNLSLKSNASGSALTPSGAVGSASNPITIDDFDAPLNLSMKPSDKSNSSSSNAAAGGSSSSTAALANLASDYQAASSGQSGNSLQSLSSITAALGGTGGMPGGSISGSGGTSPAPAGSGSGAAGGGSGSGSGGGSSSYKEGRPRNLGRGVSKPKKNTVASLLAQSRAVGLKPMLATQQLLQQGADIEKIRLALSEANAHMETSTDSESVAAESGLSESESEDANILNVAELRVPLELGWKRETVIRGLTKQGQIRGEVTYYAPGSTTPLKSNGQVFAILDQQPSNLSRENFSFSARAIVGSFLQPAPPPYANDGEYIRMTDEDVAKRLEDLKVFTRQTLNVEQRIEIAKQQQAMRDAKKLQKEELARNKEKARQEKNSKLEQQRKDKELKNQQAIEERKKRQEELDRLKQEELLKKQQEKEKRRQEAILAKEQELQKQKEMLLAAEMERERRRQHMSLIRMLELRRKFEDREKKKHQLVLDRLLLRERRMAERKRDAEILQLIRRPNEDSEMPQELVIPELDRIAGNRLPGQAMADLLMVFEFLHNFGETLGFDMESLPSLQNLHDALMSDSNADAEEELLSVMTHLLVCAIEDPGVPNPGRHTTLLGQSLRNADITNSNVSEILRIYLYATATGEVRQMHGITVDRERERRVPDHHQLDSDTTTHSHSVKNHEYYKLLHENDTWKLSQSLKDRPFVALNPTRKAQMLAHLCNDLLMNKAVLRQIDGSLETCAQMRKEKYMTDMKVRKYKALHMRKARIEAYERAQAEREAAMQALMAQQKLDAERLKAEEEAKAAAAEEAAAAAGTDGEATKGGSPNGEKAEDGDQDVEGAAKEPQQQQPMEVDGVVDEESLVSPAKPIIQTDNSLTPSKQDMPTPTYQINGSSTPTTSAVTGGDMNALLQAKKSGARNSINDEHHHDVSIIDDDLSDLDSEITNVEEDEDNRLSADELQKKLDKIVRASLNCKEALEKSTNQLRAACFGQDRFWRRYWKLPKAGGIFIEALESAQNDICGYHEALEGMDDKKDANDEKENPENEKDIAAESSEQAMEVDESETKLEDGVPAPDVEMPESNQQNAHQDEEDDDDDVTEINKVEPEIVDLGDDDDDAAPPLPKIEPPRPEIKVKSEMELMGPPPTTMISTKTDFEAEIKIPSMPGILMPPTLNNNNTNNNNNNNGSDNCDKLDSGLGLGQQPQQQNFSQSVIKTEDVKKEDDCIIVSTSSIDDTPKWFSIVRREVPLISELPAEEGGVVGQELQISYANQNCSAQLQLQGHPWDLINNMQYYSIPMDECKVDTSKLGHECIFSLSGLDEKQMLAKVEEYKAHKVESKNGLGSPHRHHETKDDEEQAKLKLDKEMDTEMETDADELAGKDFRLRSDAPPDTGGGASEGTDVKPKMELRLDEALSQAYYHNIANMSLSSVQTYIPIDIPLPLSMTPDEHRLLEQVKLAGFPERVHGVYVPRRQRYGWWQLDDEQKLRQLLKTLNPSGLRERELQENLQRFLGLEQPLGVNYQLKSDTDFPEEFLMPDKKGDWNPKVAKRVELALIEQLESLEDKVASASMQLKNWQLPNRVESELTLDSQEDVTEEDFVSIIPMIRERIIDLEANIERRYLKPPLGSQTGDAHLAVIAQNQHTSTQTQNSASAAAYLLQMQQQQQQQQLAQQQQQQQGSGTGNSMNPASFNERTMALAAAAAGPGNATGGANSAVVAGATPCESGSGEANSGNASPASNCDSDRDEKVEQIPKGLVQWRDAVSRSHTTAQLAMALYVLESCVAWDKSIMKANCQFCTSGENEDKLLLCDGCDKGYHTYCFKPKMDNIPDGDWYCYECVNKATNERKCIVCGGHRPSPVGKMIYCDLCPRAYHADCYIPPLLKVPRGKWYCHGCISRAPPPKKRSAGGTSGSSSKSRRDRDRESGGSAKRRSDNSKTPAMEHMQQQQQMPLAGGDSHHHHHHQQPPSLNSSHDESMNSLPAAPLSPAHSVVSATTYDDQHHANNSVDGNSRFHAHLIPPSNNGTAALLEDVPGGGSVMPGGYPVYTPVAAGNFSAGLINQAPVPPAMPFANVVAMSPRAVTPTRTRTPTPTPAPTPPPPPPTPLLMQASPTATALHVNACQSPPQQQHAQLMTMPSPPAIGVGTATNQMSPPPINIHAIQEAKEKLKQEKKEKHATKKLMKELAVCKTLLGEMELHEDSWPFLLPVNTKQFPTYRKIIKTPMDLSTIKKKLQDLSYKTREDFCVDVRQIFDNCEMFNEDDSPVGKAGHGMRKFFESRWGELTDKHS
- the LOC122615084 gene encoding bromodomain adjacent to zinc finger domain protein 2B isoform X4; translated protein: MNKNAGDGSDGKNSNKNSNAGGGAGAGGPHDPTGLLDAASLFAYWGRDPTGAAAAAASNPLFNSQFNAAAAAGLGLLPQAGGASANDRYSMAAAAAAAAGAHHHQNTMAVAASQAASLAGLHPASWWSMAQLAAQDYFSRLQASGLSPFPHPDLAAAFGPAGMGMGGGAGGAGAGGGGAGVLGQGGGGNGGSGNGGGGSSSGSSGSKSNKSRKEKRAAQQQQQQQQSLANSLNAAAAAAAAAAANNPAAALASMHGFGVGVPGTSIPSVSTGSGSISTNSGGHGSYKSTASAYGKPSTMTSSSMANNPGSAYDPVTLHKELLAMQAVAAAASGSGSSGSSGKKSGGGGSSSSSMHGLGMGIGGGGGMMSSGKASTSVSASNSSLGGMHPSLTSSNPLMSPHAGLGSSSSSSSKDRDKNNPSLNALNSLSQFGALGMTPQQSMQAAMNAFAASTGVSPSATVTSSPHHSSQQQQQMGGNSSTSGSGKSSSKDYMMGTGSEHPSLLGVRLPPDTEIIKYTSSIVGPKIPGTTSRGRKKTISETEQQTTQQQQKQQHQAEQHLLQQQQQAQKELDSTKNAISSLLAFPGLSPAKRARLEMEYAAMAAAAQQQHQQAQQQHQAQQQLHGMLGAAGIPGMAGLVGLPGMSGNPLDQLTVSKASSSTAPTTSSSSSSAGSNLLNQSNSDRVEVIKLPPTITSNGAYNLSSKGKEVHDLTTDMAPTSGGVNLSLKSNASGSALTPSGAVGSASNPITIDDFDAPLNLSMKPSDKSNSSSSNAAAGGSSSSTAALANLASDYQAASSGQSGNSLQSLSSITAALGGTGGMPGGSISGSGGTSPAPAGSGSGAAGGGSGSGSGGGSSSYKEGRPRNLGRGVSKPKKNTVASLLAQSRAVGLKPMLATQQLLQQGADIEKIRLALSEANAHMETSTDSESVAAESGLSESESEDANILNVAELRVPLELGWKRETVIRGLTKQGQIRGEVTYYAPGSTTPLKSNGQVFAILDQQPSNLSRENFSFSARAIVGSFLQPAPPPYANDGEYIRMTDEDVAKRLEDLKVFTRQTLNVEQRIEIAKQQQAMRDAKKLQKEELARNKEKARQEKNSKLEQQRKDKELKNQQAIEERKKRQEELDRLKQEELLKKQQEKEKRRQEAILAKEQELQKQKEMLLAAEMERERRRQHMSLIRMLELRRKFEDREKKKHQLVLDRLLLRERRMAERKRDAEILQLIRRPNEDSEMPQELVIPELDRIAGNRLPGQAMADLLMVFEFLHNFGETLGFDMESLPSLQNLHDALMSDSNADAEEELLSVMTHLLVCAIEDPGVPNPGRHTTLLGQSLRNADITNSNVSEILRIYLYATATGEVRQMHGITVDRERERRVPDHHQLDSDTTTHSHSVKNHEYYKLLHENDTWKLSQSLKDRPFVALNPTRKAQMLAHLCNDLLMNKAVLRQIDGSLETCAQMRKEKYMTDMKVRKYKALHMRKARIEAYERAQAEREAAMQALMAQQKLDAERLKAEEEAKAAAAEEAAAAAGTDGEATKGGSPNGEKAEDGDQDVEGAAKEPQQQQPMEVDGVVDEESLVSPAKPIIQTDNSLTPSKQDMPTPTYQINGSSTPTTSAVTGGDMNALLQAKKSGARNSINDEHHHDVSIIDDDLSDLDSEITNVEEDEDNRLSADELQKKLDKIVRASLNCKEALEKSTNQLRAACFGQDRFWRRYWKLPKAGGIFIEALESAQNDICGYHEALEGMDDKKDANDEKENPENEKDIAAESSEQAMEVDESETKLEDGVPAPDVEMPESNQQNAHQDEEDDDDDVTEINKVEPEIVDLGDDDDDAAPPLPKIEPPRPEIKVKSEMELMGPPPTTMISTKTDFEAEIKIPSMPGILMPPTLNNNNTNNNNNNNGSDNCDKLDSGLGLGQQPQQQNFSQSVIKTEDVKKEDDCIIVSTSSIDDTPKWFSIVRREVPLISELPAEEGGVVGQELQISYANQNCSAQLQLQGHPWDLINNMQYYSIPMDECKVDTSKLGHECIFSLSGLDEKQMLAKVEEYKAHKVESKNGLGSPHRHHETKDDEEQAKLKLDKEMDTEMETDADELAGKDFRLRSDAPPDTGGGASEGTDVKPKMELRLDEALSQAYYHNIANMSLSSVQTYIPIDIPLPLSMTPDEHRLLEQVKLAGFPERVHGVYVPRRQRYGWWQLDDEQKLRQLLKTLNPSGLRERELQENLQRFLGLEQPLGVNYQLKSDTDFPEEFLMPDKKGDWNPKVAKRVELALIEQLESLEDKVASASMQLKNWQLPNRVESELTLDSQEDVTEEDFVSIIPMIRERIIDLEANIERRYLKPPLGSQTGDAHLAVIAQNQHTSTQTQNSASAAAYLLQMQQQQQQQQLAQQQQQQQGSGTGNSMNPASFNERTMALAAAAAGPGNATGGANSAVVAGATPCESGSGEANSGNASPASNCDSDRDEKVEQIPKGLVQWRDAVSRSHTTAQLAMALYVLESCVAWDKSIMKANCQFCTSGENEDKLLLCDGCDKGYHTYCFKPKMDNIPDGDWYCYECVNKATNERKCIVCGGHRPSPVGKMIYCDLCPRAYHADCYIPPLLKVPRGKWYCHGCISRAPPPKKRSAGGTSGSSSKSRRDRDRESGGSAKRRSDNSKTPAMEHMQQQQQMPLAGGDSHHHHHHQQPPSLNSSHDESMNSLPAAPLS